A single window of Anopheles moucheti chromosome 2, idAnoMoucSN_F20_07, whole genome shotgun sequence DNA harbors:
- the LOC128308539 gene encoding putative uncharacterized protein DDB_G0291608, with product MMNPNHSGASRRPYSRGAVPRNRSRMPFSPHHTHHSNRNHGGHNQPWYNKDMENSFNYGDNGSSPKESSFTYTSKSPPVQLHSPPVAGRQTAAAILMPYGAADDGSINNRSQQILRAGPSHIDRHRINMGGNSMQDRNRHTMSASTIDRHSNHFEGPSNSTRGSDLHGGDARSVLSMDSMRNSRDNNGGGGARERYSPHYHTGGGNGSGPAGGGNGNQSSSPPYCPVDGIGGNGGIKSDSPSRKRRRVSSRLPSQSPPAAIWEHRRSPRNGGGGGGMMSLMGTSGGNGGVNGGGNGNNGGMGNHVMNGHHNLSLQQQQQQQQQQQQQQPQSSQVSQQQQQVHPPPLLHRDHPQQQHHHHQLHHHHHLSQQQQQQQHQQQQQQQQQQSHHHSNGGGSHLHPGTGGNLAAAIISQLQTHAHHPQGSPPLRRPRFHREQQQQQQQPQQQQQQQQPPQQQRPWESLTQVFQQAPAAQAQHQHPASSLMVDINQVPVSLPLGHHHEQLWTYSAGPHISICSGHPAAPHLPPCQVHGVYPQPFAQTCGIGGHFGSYASSAGPALAVPHPAPHQAHYQHPHLAQQRTDGLSLDGLEHAGASPLHLSPLTTHAHHLHGATPQMTQLTAAAQPIYISTEVSAVGSEVPRTGVTPAGTLIPLIANVPQGRNYEILHRTVRRAITAPRRNFARFHWPGPPPPPPPPPPPAHHQHHHPGHHPTHHHRAHAAPPPAALQAHPQPLGHPQPAHVTLSATTSAYSGILLNFLPVRCPFRAMFPLSTYGPPDLNSPDSNETENYEALLSLAERLGEAKPRGLARPEIDQLPSYKFNAETHTGDQTSCVVCMCDFEARQILRVLPCSHEFHAKCVDKWLRSNRTCPICRGNASEYFESSEEQ from the exons ATGATGAATCCAAACCATTCCGGTGCATCACGGCGCCCGTACTCACGCGGGGCCGTGCCGCGCAACCGTTCACGGATGCCGTTCTCACCGCACCATACGCATCATTCGAACCGGAACCATGGTGGACACAACCAGCCATGGTACAATAAGGATATGGAGAATAGCTTTAACTATGG TGATAATGGAAGTAGTCCCAAAGAATCATCCTTCACCTACACGTCCAAGTCCCCGCCGGTGCAGTTGCATTCCCCTCCTGTAGCGGGCCGCCAAACGGCGGCAGCCATACTCATGCCTTACGGTGCTGCTGACGATGGTAGTATTAATAATAGATCTCAACAAATTCTTAGAGCCGGCCCGAGCCACATTGACCGACACCGGATCAATATGGGCGGTAATAGTATGCAGGATCGCAACCGGCACACGATGAGTGCCTCCACGATCGATCGCCATTCG AATCATTTCGAGGGACCATCGAATTCAACGCGCGGTTCGGATCTGCACGGTGGTGACGCACGTTCGGTACTGTCGATGGACTCGATGCGTAACAGCCGCGATAACaatggcggtggtggtgcccGGGAGCGGTACAGTCCGCATTATCACACCGGCGGTGGAAACGGATCCGGTCCGGCAGGCGGCGGAAATGGCAACCAATCGTCCTCGCCCCCGTACTGCCCGGTGGATGGGATCGGTGGGAATGGTGGCATCAAATCGGACAGTCCGTCCCGCAAGCGGCGCCGTGTTTCGTCCCGGCTACCGAGCCAGTCACCGCCCGCCGCCATCTGGGAGCATCGACGCTCACCGCGcaatggtggcggtggcggcggcATGATGTCGCTGATGGGAACGAGCGGTGGTAATGGCGGTGTGAATGGTGGTGGCAATGGTAACAATGGTGGCATGGGTAACCATGTGATGAACGGGCATCATAACCTGTCattgcaacagcagcagcagcagcagcagcagcagcagcagcagcaaccacaaTCATCGCAGGTctcgcagcaacagcagcaggttcATCCACCACCGCTACTCCATCGGGACCAtccccagcagcagcatcatcatcaccaattacaccatcatcaccatctctcgcagcagcagcagcagcagcagcatcaacagcagcagcagcaacaacaacaacagtcaCACCACCACTCGAACGGTGGTGGATCTCATTTGCATCCGGGTACGGGCGGTAATCTGGCTGCTGCCATTATTTCGCAGCTTCAAACGCACGCCCACCACCCGCAGGGCAGCCCACCATTACGGCGGCCACGCTTTCACcgtgagcagcagcagcagcaacagcagccccagcaacagcagcagcaacagcaaccaccGCAACAACAGCGTCCCTGGGAATCGCTGACGCAGGTATTCCAGCAGGCACCGGCGGCACAGGCACAGCACCAGCATCCGGCTTCGTCACTGATGGTCGATATCAATCAGGTGCCGGTTAGCTTACCGCTTGGTCACCACCATGAGCAGCTGTGGACGTATTCGGCGGGTCCACACATTTCGATCTGCTCCGGACATCCAGCTGCACCGCATTTGCCACCGTGTCAG GTTCATGGAGTGTACCCGCAGCCTTTCGCCCAAACGTGTGGTATCGGAGGCCACTTTGGTAGCTATGCATCTTCGGCAGGACCGGCACTAGCCGTTCCACATCCAGCACCGCATCAAGCGCACTATCAGCATCCACATCTGGCGCAACAG CGTACTGATGGTCTTTCGCTGGACGGGTTGGAGCATGCGGGTGCATCACCGTTGCACCTGTCGCCGCTTACAACACACGCGCACCATCTGCACGGTGCAACACCGCAGATGACGCAACTGACCGCGGCGGCCCAACCGATCTACATCTCCACCGAGGTAAGTGCCGTGGGTAGTGAGGTGCCCCGTACGGGCGTCACACCCGCTGGAACACTGATCCCACTGATCGCGAACGTCCCGCAGGGTCGCAACTATGAGATACTGCACCGGACGGTTCGCCGGGCGATCACGGCACCGCGGCGCAACTTTGCCCGCTTCCACTGGCCCGGTCCACCGCCGCCGCctccgccgccaccaccaccggcccATCACCAGCACCATCATCCGGGCCACCATCCGACGCATCATCATCGGGCACATGCTGCACCACCGCCGGCAGCACTGCAGGCCCATCCACAGCCGCTCGGCCATCCGCAGCCGGCCCACGTCACGCTGTCTGCCACGACGTCCGCCTATTCGGGCATTTTGCTGAACTTCCT ACCCGTCCGATGTCCTTTCAGAGCGATGTTCCCGTTGTCCACGTACGGTCCGCCGGATCTCAACTCACCGGATTcgaacgaaacggaaaactACGAAGCCCTGCTAAGCTTGGCCGAACGGCTTGGGGAGGCAAAACCACGTGGTCTGGCACGGCCCGAGATCGATCAGCTGCCGAGCTACAAGTTTAACGCGGAAACTCACACTG gcGATCAAACATCGTGCGTGGTTTGTATGTGTGACTTCGAGGCCCGTCAAATCCTGCGAGTTTTGCCATGTTCGCATGAGTTCCATGCTAAGTGTGTTGATAAGTGGCTACGG TCCAATCGTACATGTCCAATTTGCCGTGGCAACGCATCGGAGTACTTCGAAAGCAGCGAGGAGCAGT